The DNA region ATCAACTGAATTTGATAATATGAAAAGAGATGCTCTGAGTATTAAAGCTCTCATTGCAGAGAATGGGAATCTTGAGGATATTAAAAAAGCGGTGAGTAAATTGCGATTATCAGAGAGCGAAGTTTATAAGCAATTGCAGGAAGAGGGCAAAGATATAGAAGAAGAGGCGTGGGTTTTTGATTGGATGGATTTCACGAAATATGTCGTTAAGAATAATTTAGAGGCTGAAGAGGAAGAAATTGTTGTAGTAGCTGCAGCAGCTGAAGCACGTGAAGTGATAAACCAGACAGACGGTGATGATGAACTTGTCAAAGGTTCCATGCTCGCCAAAGCGCCTGAGGTTAAGGTACACGATCACTGGGAAGAGATGAATTTTATTACGGCAGGTAATAAGAAGTCTGATGTGACAGAGCGTGTAAGAGCAATCAGTGCGCTTGGCGAAATGAAAACACCTTTGACTATTAAATCGGAAGTCATAGTAAAAAAGTTACAGGATCTGGCAGTGGATAAGGGAGAGCCAAATGAGGTGCAGCAGGCTGCAATACATGCGTTGATGGCGCAAGACGAGTCAAAAGCTATCGCTTTTATGGGGGAACACTCGCTTATTCTTGTTATGGATCAGACAGACGGTGATGATGAACTTGTCAAAGGTCCCATGCTCGCCAAAGCGCCTGTTAGAATACCTGCAGAGGCAATGGATCAGACTGACGGTGATGATGAGAAGAAGGTGGAGCCGCGATCGCACGATCACTGGGAAGCGATGAATATTCTTACGGCCGGCGACAAGAAGTCTGATGTGACAAAGCGTGTGGAAGCGATCAGGACGCTTGGCATGATGAAAGCTCCGTCGACTTTTAAGGTGGAAGACATAGTGAAACAACTGCAGGATATGGCGATGGACAAGGGAGAGCCAGTCGAGATACAGCAGGCGGCGCTCGCCGCGTTTATGGAGCTGAAAGGAGAACTTCCCGCGATGATTGAGGGGACGCCGTCGATGTTTGCCAAAGTGGCTGAGAAAACAGCACGTATAAAAGATATAGAAACGATTACTAATGAGATTCATGGCATTCCGGGTATGATAGATGAGTTCGATTTGAAGGGAAGAGAAGGGATGCCGACTGGCTTCGACCTGATTAAAAGATCGCAAGACGCTGATGAGCTGATATCGGCGAGGAGTGAACAAGAATATAAAGAAAGTCGCAAAAAGATAACCGATTGGTTGGATGAGATTAACAAGAAGATAGGGGTTGAAGCAAAAAATGTCATGCAAGAGAAAAAGGGAAAAGTGTTGGATGTTGTGTTGAAGGAATATGCCGGAAAGAGTTTTAAAAGAAATATAACTGGGGGTATCCCTCAAGGGATGACAGCGCTGGTGCAGGAGATTCAGCGGCGCGGAGAATTTCGTCTATTAACGGAACAGGATATTCAGGAAGTGTTGGAAAAGAATGTAATCGCTAATGTTCTTGCTAATCCGGCTGAGGGTAATTTCACAGTTAAGGTAATGATGAAAGAAGCCAAAGCGTCTGAAGTTACAAGACCAGGAGTTGGATCTACTGAAGGTTATGTGAACGAAGCGATATTGAATGCATATAATAGTTATGCAGAAAATCCTGATGGCGCAGTAGAACTAATATTAAATGCATTGAGTAATATGGAGGAAGATGAGTATCTTGTGAATCTGGTAACAGCGATTGATATATTGAGTGGCGTTAATCGCCCTAATTTCAATTCTTTAATCGATTATTTATTAGCTAAAAAAGACAGTACCGATCATAGTGGTTTAAAAGATGAGATTAAGCCGATAGTAGATGAAATACTTGCTGCTGAGGAGGAGTTGTTGTATGATAAACTTGCGGGGAAGCTTAATGGACTGAAATTAACAGAAGGTTCAGATGCAGAAAAGGCGCGTGATATTTTAGTAAGTGTCATAAAGACAGGTGATTTGGCTGTTATCAGGGCAACAATCTCTCGTGCTGTACTCGATATTCCCCGTGATGTGTTTCTTAATGATGTCAAGACAAACGTAGAAGATATGTTGAGTCCGGGGTTTGTTTCAAGCAGTTTAGGTGTTATGTATTATTCATTGATAGGTTTAAATGAGGCAATGCCGTCAGAGGAGTATTTTGGGGCTGAATGGAAAGTGATAAGCGAAACTGTTAAAGCCAACATTAATACCACGGCAGTTGCAGATAGCGCTCTACTAAATAAGGAAAACATTGATAAAAAAGAGATGTTGTTCCATCATGTTGAAAAAGCTACTGATCAGGTACAGCTTAAGATGCAGTTAAAAGAACACGTTGCGGCAGCGGTACAGGCAGTATTGCAAGGGCTTGATAAACGTGTTGTTGTTGCTGTAGATTATGCTGATTGGGATCAGGGAGTGTTCGATCAGGTCAAAGAAGAGGTCTTTAAAGAAAAGAAACTTATATCTGAGGAACAGAAGAAAAAGTTTAAAGAAATTATGGAGGATCACATAGTTATAGGAAAAGAAACGGATACTACGGATACTGTTGTGAGTGAAGCAAGAGATAAATTAGATGAGCTAAAAGCTTACACGCTTGTATCAATAGATATCCCTGCAGCACTATTTGGGAAATATGAAGATATGATTACATTGGAAAATCTCGCTATATTCCTCTTAACATCTAATGGCAAGATAAATGTCGTTGATCTTGATCTTGTTAAAGCGAAGGCTATGGGTCTTAAAGATGTGGTAGCTGCAATAGAAAGTGACAGTTTGTTGCCAATATTGGATGATGGTGCGACGATACGGACAAATGCTGTTATAAACGCGTATCAGGCACTTGGATTCCAGGCATAAAAATCGTAACTCGTAATAGCAAAGGGCATGTCACAGGTGATGTGCCCTTTGCTTTATTATTCTGCATCGTTGTGTAGAAATAATAACGCAGGTTAAAGCCCTGCGGCTAACGTACTAGAGTAGGATAGGTGTCCTGCCTGTCAAAAAGAAAAAGTTGGTTAAAAACTGATCATGGTTTCAAAATCTTCAAAAGTGATGAATCTTATCGTGCATTGATTTTCAATAACAGTTTCTTTAAGGTTATTATTGATAACGTAGGCAGTTTTTGTGTTTTTGTATCTGAGAAGGAATCTTCTTAGCCCTTTTGGTATTTTTAAATTTGTGATGTTGCTTTTAACTTCAATAGGTATGGGTTTTCTATCGATTGACAAAATGAAATCTACTTCATCTCCATCCTTTGTTCTCCAAAATTTAAGTTCCATGTTTGGAGCTAGCATAGAATGTAATTTTAAAAATACAAAACTTTCATAGAGGACCCCTTTGTCAGTACGTTCTGATACTGATGAGAAATCTTTTAATAATGCATTTCTTATTCCCAGATCGTATAGAAAAGTTTTGCATGATTTTCTTAATTCATTGCCTAGATTATTTGAATAGCTATATAAGCGAAAATTAACATATGTTTCTTCGAGGATATCAAGATATCGATTTATGGCTTTTGAACTGAGTCTGACCTGATTTGATAGCGAATGTATTGAAATAGTAGATCCTTGATTTTCGGCAAGTAGATATAGAAGGTGATTAAATGCTCTGATATTTTCTTCTTTGATAAGAGATTTAATGTCTTTTAATATATAACTACTGAGAAGCTCTGATAACATTTGTTGTTTTCTATCTTCAAAATCTGTATGAGTTAATCCTGGCATGCCTCCGTAACGCATATAATAATCCAAAGGATAATTTTTATAATGTGTTTTTAATTCTGAATACTGTAGAGGGTAAATTCTGTATAAAAACCTTCTTCCTGCGAGACTTTCTTTTAAATGTTTATGGATTTCTAAAGAGGACGATCCAGAACAAAAGATCTTTGTTTTAATATTGGAATCAAAAATAGCTTTGAATATTTTTGAAGCATTTTGAATATATTGAAATTCATCAATAAATACCATTTCTCCAGAATTACATATCATAGTAATAATATCTTTATTAGATTTATTGAATTCAGCGAGGACTTGTGGTTGTTCAAGATCGAAAAATGATGTTTTGTAACCGGACTTTTGAGCGTGTTTTTGAAGCTGTTTAAGTATGGTTGTTTTGCCAACCTGTCTTGGTCCCAAGAGAATATCAATCTCAGGTTGTGTTATTTCATTATGTAAAGTGTTAAGTATTAAACGTTTAATCATAACGATTACTAATGTAACCTATTAGGTTAAAATAGTCAATACATATTTTGCATACACTTCTGTATTTTGTGGACTAAAACGATTTTAATGATAAAATAAGCAACTTATCTAATGAGTGAGTGACGGTGGGGTAGGGTTGGATTTGCAGGGCTTTATAACGCTTCGCTCGCTATGACAGTAAGTACGTTTGTTGATTTACCATTACATAACTCACTAACAATTAATTATATATCGTATGAATAAACTCACATTAGTATCAGATTTTAAGCCGTTAGGAGACCAGCCTGAGGCAATTGAAGCGCTGACTAAAGGTATTATCGACAATAAACGTTTTCAAACTCTTCTTGGGGTGACCGGTTCGGGAAAGACATTCACTGTAGCAAATGTTATTGAACGCGTACAAAAACCGACTCTGGTGCTTTCTCATAATAAGACGCTTGCGGCACAGCTCTATTCAGAGCTAAAACAGTTCTTTCCTCATAACGCAGTAGAATATTTTGTTAGTTACTACGATTATTATCAACCGGAAGCATATATTCCTCAAACCGATACCTATATTGAAAAAGATGCGTCAATAAACGATGAATTGGAACGATTACGCCTTGCCGCGACCAGTTCACTCATGACACGCCGAGATACAATAGTTGTTGCTAGTGTATCCTGTATATATGGTTTGGGTTCAAAAGAAGATTTTGAAGAGCTCCTTATCATGGTAGAGAAAGGTCAGCATTTCACTCGAGAAGAACTGTTAAAAAAACTTGTTGATATTCAGTATGAGCGTAACGATATTGATTTTTATCAGGGTAAATTTCGTGTGCGAGGAGATAGGATAGAAGTGTTTCCCGCATATGCTGAAGACGCTATACGTATAGAAATATTTGATGATGTTGTCGATAGGATAACTCATATTGATCCTTTAACCGCAAAGATAAAAGAAGAAGTGGATATAGCGACTATTTATCCAGCGAAACATTTTGTTACCCCATATAGAAAGATTGAGCCTGCAACAGAAGCAATTTTAAAAGAACTTGATGAACGACTCAAATATTTCAGGGATCATAATAAGCTCCTTGAAGCGCAACGGATAGAAACAAAAACACGCTATGATATGGAGATGCTTCATGAAATAGGGTATTGCCAGGGAATTGAAAACTATTCGCGTCATTTGAGTGGTAGAGCTCCCGGTGAACGTCCGTCAACATTGATAGATTTTTTCCCTGATGATTTTCTTATGGTGATTGATGAGTCTCATGTCTCTGTGCCGCAGGTACGGGGCATGTTTAACGGTGACCGGTCACGTAAAAACACTCTTGTCGAACATGGGTTTCGCTTACCTTCCGCGCTTGATAACAGGCCGCTTAACTTTCATGAGTTTGAGCCTTTAATGAAAAATACCATATTTGTTTCAGCGACACCCGGTC from Candidatus Ancaeobacter aquaticus includes:
- a CDS encoding ATP-binding protein, producing MIKRLILNTLHNEITQPEIDILLGPRQVGKTTILKQLQKHAQKSGYKTSFFDLEQPQVLAEFNKSNKDIITMICNSGEMVFIDEFQYIQNASKIFKAIFDSNIKTKIFCSGSSSLEIHKHLKESLAGRRFLYRIYPLQYSELKTHYKNYPLDYYMRYGGMPGLTHTDFEDRKQQMLSELLSSYILKDIKSLIKEENIRAFNHLLYLLAENQGSTISIHSLSNQVRLSSKAINRYLDILEETYVNFRLYSYSNNLGNELRKSCKTFLYDLGIRNALLKDFSSVSERTDKGVLYESFVFLKLHSMLAPNMELKFWRTKDGDEVDFILSIDRKPIPIEVKSNITNLKIPKGLRRFLLRYKNTKTAYVINNNLKETVIENQCTIRFITFEDFETMISF
- the uvrB gene encoding excinuclease ABC subunit UvrB; translation: MNKLTLVSDFKPLGDQPEAIEALTKGIIDNKRFQTLLGVTGSGKTFTVANVIERVQKPTLVLSHNKTLAAQLYSELKQFFPHNAVEYFVSYYDYYQPEAYIPQTDTYIEKDASINDELERLRLAATSSLMTRRDTIVVASVSCIYGLGSKEDFEELLIMVEKGQHFTREELLKKLVDIQYERNDIDFYQGKFRVRGDRIEVFPAYAEDAIRIEIFDDVVDRITHIDPLTAKIKEEVDIATIYPAKHFVTPYRKIEPATEAILKELDERLKYFRDHNKLLEAQRIETKTRYDMEMLHEIGYCQGIENYSRHLSGRAPGERPSTLIDFFPDDFLMVIDESHVSVPQVRGMFNGDRSRKNTLVEHGFRLPSALDNRPLNFHEFEPLMKNTIFVSATPGPYEFERCPKPIEQVVRPTGLVEPKITVKPLAGEIDDLIGQCRKRVKKHQRVLVTTLTKRAAEDLTTYLSNVGIRVKYLHSGIDVLTRVDVLKGLRKKEFDVLIGVNLLREGLDLPEVALVAILDADKEGFLRSETALIQTSGRAARHIDGEVIMYADKVTNSMQRAISAMDYRREKQLAYNKEHGITPRSVQKAIRDEMSGKSNAENIVEDIITIAGEDFELHEVLFELNREMQEAAENLDFERAAQLRDKIKEIKMSRLFKKKGKFKKVRAKK